From a region of the bacterium genome:
- the ilvB gene encoding biosynthetic-type acetolactate synthase large subunit, translated as MTGAEILICSLINEGVDTVFGYPGGSVIPIYDVLYDTKEIKHVLVRHEQGGTHAADGYARATGKTGVVIVTSGPGASNTVTGIATAFMDSIPIVVFAGQVASPYIGKESFQEADVVGITRSITKHNFQVKDVKNLADTVRKAFYIARTGRPGPVVVELPVDVMKSQAVFNSTTDEVVIRGYNPSFEASMDDIYAAAEIISNSKKPVIYAGGGIISSGCTEEFIKFAEKIDAPVTTTLLGLGSFPEDHPLSLGMLGMHGTWYANMAITNADALIAIGARFDDRVTGLVSEFAPNAKIVHIDIDPSCIDRNVQSHVSVIGDAGKIIRKLRPIVDRKDRSADGWIKQIEKWKTEHPVPEGRNSEDALSAQRVIKIMSEIAGKNAIITTDVGQNQMWTALNYGFKEPRTFITSGGLGTMGFGLPASIGAAIGSPDRKVIAVIGDGGFQMTANELATAVHYKVPVKIVLLNNGYLGMVRQWQQLFYQKRYASTEIGTSNPDFIKLSKSYGAKAERVTKEKQFEAAFKRAMAEDELPVVIEVIINREENVFPMVPSGAPIKAMIEEE; from the coding sequence ATGACAGGTGCGGAAATTTTAATCTGTTCTCTGATCAATGAAGGTGTTGATACAGTATTCGGGTATCCCGGAGGAAGCGTTATTCCCATTTATGATGTTTTGTATGACACTAAAGAGATTAAGCATGTTCTTGTCAGGCATGAACAGGGCGGGACTCATGCAGCAGACGGATATGCGCGTGCAACAGGGAAGACAGGAGTGGTAATAGTAACGTCAGGCCCGGGTGCATCCAATACTGTTACAGGTATTGCCACTGCATTTATGGACAGTATCCCGATTGTTGTTTTTGCCGGGCAGGTTGCATCGCCTTATATCGGCAAGGAATCTTTTCAGGAAGCTGATGTAGTTGGTATTACAAGATCAATAACAAAACATAATTTCCAGGTAAAGGATGTTAAAAACCTCGCTGATACTGTCAGAAAGGCATTTTATATAGCACGGACAGGCAGGCCCGGGCCTGTTGTTGTAGAACTGCCTGTTGATGTGATGAAATCACAGGCAGTATTCAACAGCACAACAGATGAGGTCGTTATAAGAGGATATAACCCTTCATTTGAAGCAAGCATGGATGATATCTATGCAGCAGCGGAAATTATTTCCAATAGTAAAAAACCTGTAATATATGCAGGAGGCGGTATTATCAGCTCGGGCTGTACAGAGGAATTTATAAAATTTGCCGAAAAAATAGATGCTCCGGTAACAACAACCCTTCTCGGCCTGGGTTCTTTTCCGGAAGATCACCCTCTTTCTCTCGGAATGCTTGGTATGCACGGTACATGGTATGCGAACATGGCAATAACAAATGCTGATGCACTGATTGCAATAGGAGCCAGATTTGACGACAGAGTAACAGGCCTTGTATCGGAATTTGCGCCCAATGCGAAAATAGTTCATATAGATATTGACCCCTCCTGTATTGACAGGAACGTGCAGTCCCATGTGTCAGTAATCGGAGATGCAGGAAAAATTATTCGTAAGCTCCGCCCCATTGTAGACAGGAAAGACAGGTCTGCAGATGGATGGATAAAACAGATAGAAAAGTGGAAAACGGAACATCCTGTTCCTGAAGGCCGTAATTCGGAAGATGCTTTGTCAGCTCAGAGAGTCATAAAGATAATGTCAGAGATCGCAGGGAAAAACGCAATCATCACAACTGATGTAGGGCAGAACCAGATGTGGACAGCTTTGAACTACGGCTTCAAAGAACCCCGCACTTTTATTACATCAGGGGGCCTTGGAACAATGGGATTCGGGCTTCCTGCATCAATCGGCGCTGCAATAGGATCTCCTGACAGAAAAGTTATTGCTGTAATAGGAGACGGCGGATTTCAGATGACTGCAAACGAACTTGCAACAGCAGTGCATTACAAAGTTCCTGTTAAAATAGTTCTGCTCAACAATGGCTATCTTGGTATGGTCCGACAGTGGCAGCAGCTTTTTTATCAGAAAAGGTATGCAAGTACCGAAATAGGAACCAGTAACCCCGATTTTATCAAGCTGTCAAAGAGTTATGGCGCAAAGGCTGAAAGAGTTACAAAGGAGAAGCAGTTCGAAGCGGCATTTAAACGTGCAATGGCTGAGGATGAGCTTCCTGTTGTAATTGAAGTAATAATAAACAGAGAAGAAAATGTTTTCCCAATGGTGCCGAGCGGTGCACCTATAAAAGCTATGATAGAGGAGGAGTAA
- the ilvN gene encoding acetolactate synthase small subunit, which translates to MNHVFSIIAEESPDILARITNHIAGKGFELESIAVGPAEEEGLSRITLVSRGDNREMKQLQNILEKIINVISVAWLTGSTFVSRQLAILKIRIFSEDYSNVSEIVNSFGGRIINRGKDSLVVELIGEGEGIKSMFRTLSSYGMVEIAQSGLVAI; encoded by the coding sequence ATGAATCATGTTTTTTCAATTATTGCAGAAGAATCCCCTGACATTCTTGCAAGAATTACAAATCATATTGCAGGCAAAGGATTTGAGCTTGAAAGCATAGCTGTAGGCCCGGCAGAGGAGGAGGGGCTTTCAAGGATTACTCTCGTGTCAAGAGGAGATAACAGGGAGATGAAGCAATTACAGAACATTCTTGAGAAGATAATCAATGTAATTTCCGTTGCATGGCTCACAGGTTCAACATTTGTTTCGAGACAGCTTGCAATCTTAAAAATACGTATTTTTTCGGAAGATTACAGCAATGTATCGGAAATAGTTAATTCATTCGGCGGCAGGATAATTAACAGAGGAAAAGATTCTCTTGTTGTTGAGTTAATCGGTGAAGGTGAAGGAATAAAATCAATGTTCCGTACTTTAAGTTCGTACGGTATGGTTGAAATTGCACAGAGCGGTCTTGTAGCTATTTAA